A region of Thermostichus vulcanus str. 'Rupite' DNA encodes the following proteins:
- a CDS encoding ring-opening amidohydrolase, which produces MVPIGEPDWIDVEVFRLPMSSPDDVTGLQALLQEGQLKAEEIQAIIAQTEGTGYARGYAALCMQLVLAQSLGISTEEVFERIPLMMIGLCGGLMSPHYTIFTRRTVLPPQDPPSGKRLAIGVANTPKLLPEDYGRTTQVEKVAMAVQEAIQKAGISDLEDVHCVEVKCPAMTPARMADAQARGQSLVSTNLGQASSFSKAACALGVGVALGEIPAERISDAAINRDFNLYTTRGSVSAGGEQSACRVLVIGNSSHSISPYRIGHGVMQDQLDTSGIHTALKGAGLETFPLTPEEQKRIAQVFVNCGADAVTSVRGRRHTIHSDFLAGYAGIMAKAVANAVVASVVGDPMILASAGFEHQGPPGSNLVAAIARVH; this is translated from the coding sequence ATGGTGCCGATCGGAGAGCCAGATTGGATCGATGTCGAGGTGTTTCGCCTGCCGATGTCCTCGCCTGATGATGTAACAGGTCTCCAAGCACTGCTTCAGGAAGGCCAACTCAAAGCCGAGGAGATCCAAGCTATCATTGCCCAGACGGAAGGCACAGGCTATGCCCGGGGTTACGCCGCTCTGTGTATGCAGCTGGTGTTGGCACAGTCTCTAGGGATCTCTACAGAAGAGGTGTTTGAGCGGATCCCGTTGATGATGATCGGTCTTTGTGGCGGTCTGATGAGTCCCCACTACACTATCTTTACTAGGCGGACTGTCTTACCTCCTCAGGATCCCCCTTCTGGGAAGAGGCTAGCCATTGGGGTGGCCAATACTCCCAAACTGTTGCCCGAGGACTATGGCCGCACCACTCAGGTGGAAAAAGTCGCGATGGCCGTACAGGAGGCCATCCAGAAGGCGGGTATTTCAGATTTGGAGGATGTGCATTGTGTGGAAGTCAAATGTCCGGCCATGACACCCGCCCGGATGGCAGATGCTCAAGCGCGGGGACAATCTTTGGTCAGCACTAACCTTGGGCAAGCCTCCTCCTTTTCCAAGGCCGCCTGTGCCTTGGGGGTGGGGGTGGCCTTGGGAGAAATCCCCGCCGAGCGCATCAGTGATGCCGCCATCAACCGCGATTTTAACCTCTACACCACCCGAGGTTCAGTATCGGCAGGCGGGGAGCAGTCGGCTTGTCGAGTCCTTGTGATCGGCAATTCGTCTCACTCCATTAGTCCCTATCGCATCGGACATGGGGTCATGCAAGATCAGCTCGATACGTCCGGGATCCACACTGCTCTGAAAGGAGCTGGGCTAGAGACCTTTCCGCTGACACCAGAGGAGCAGAAGCGCATTGCTCAGGTGTTCGTCAATTGTGGGGCCGATGCAGTCACGTCAGTGCGGGGCCGACGGCACACCATCCACAGCGACTTTTTAGCAGGCTATGCGGGCATCATGGCTAAAGCAGTGGCCAATGCGGTGGTGGCCTCCGTTGTAGGGGATCCCATGATTCTCGCCTCAGCAGGATTTGAACATCAGGGCCCACCAGGGAGTAATCTGGTGGCGGCTATCGCACGGGTGCACTGA
- a CDS encoding helix-turn-helix transcriptional regulator, with translation MLRQLERVLKLDMLLRSGQKQTATMLAQALEVSERTVRADIDFLKDRFQAPIQTNRKVGYHYTDPDWRLPSIRLTQGELFALTLGARMLEAYAGSAYRSQLQSAIDQLAERIPEQAWVDLQQLAQERILFRVGAELDLDPHIWQVLEQACQQQRRVWIRYATPGKPISERELDPYVLHFSRSNPYVTGWCHLRGEPRWFRIDRIREIKLLEERFEVNPNFDREAHLESAFQHEVGGIPQEVVIEFNPATAPYIRERRWHPTQQIEEHPDGSLRLHLVVRGLNEVKRWVLFYGKGARVLGPPQLVAMVRDEVEGMQAQYQREEGQ, from the coding sequence ATGCTACGCCAGTTAGAACGAGTTTTGAAACTGGATATGCTTCTCCGCTCTGGGCAAAAGCAGACGGCCACTATGCTGGCTCAGGCTTTGGAGGTCAGCGAACGGACGGTGCGGGCGGATATTGATTTCTTGAAAGACCGCTTTCAAGCGCCGATTCAAACGAACCGGAAAGTAGGGTATCACTACACGGATCCGGACTGGCGGTTGCCGTCAATTCGGCTGACACAAGGGGAGCTGTTTGCCCTGACGCTGGGAGCCAGGATGCTGGAAGCCTATGCCGGTTCGGCCTATCGTTCTCAGCTTCAGTCGGCCATTGACCAGTTGGCGGAGCGGATCCCGGAGCAAGCTTGGGTGGATCTGCAACAGTTGGCCCAGGAGCGCATCCTGTTTCGGGTGGGAGCCGAGTTGGATCTGGATCCTCACATCTGGCAGGTGTTGGAGCAGGCGTGTCAGCAGCAGCGGCGGGTGTGGATACGCTATGCCACTCCGGGTAAGCCCATCTCTGAGCGGGAGCTGGATCCCTATGTGTTGCATTTCTCGCGCAGTAATCCCTATGTGACGGGCTGGTGTCACTTGAGGGGAGAGCCCCGCTGGTTTCGGATCGACCGGATCCGGGAGATCAAGCTGTTGGAGGAGCGATTTGAGGTGAATCCCAACTTTGACCGGGAGGCGCATTTGGAGTCGGCCTTTCAACATGAGGTGGGCGGGATCCCTCAGGAGGTGGTGATTGAGTTTAATCCGGCTACGGCTCCCTACATTCGGGAGCGGCGCTGGCATCCTACTCAACAGATTGAGGAACATCCCGATGGATCCCTGAGGTTACACCTGGTGGTGCGGGGGCTCAATGAGGTGAAGCGGTGGGTGTTGTTTTATGGCAAGGGGGCGAGGGTGCTGGGGCCACCGCAATTAGTAGCGATGGTGCGGGATGAGGTTGAAGGAATGCAGGCTCAGTATCAGCGGGAGGAAGGGCAATGA
- the cas3 gene encoding CRISPR-associated helicase Cas3': MNQPRFWAKTGKAEFENGQPKYHPVICHLADTAAVAMEIVRSHLSPIARQHLAEGLGLPDGESLVRFCGFMAGSHDLGKVSPAFQFQVSDVGKALVGAGLYDGWASLPSERRRSQNAPHGLVTAATLPDFLVTLGVGRELSKRQAKRLARKLGTIVGGHHGFFPAQPEIDELDSAIAGTDERSVWRQHSLRIFQQLQSFVQLTAEDLPSQCDNAAAMILAGLTTVSDWIASNSDSFPYANDEPFETYQTGLADKAKHALKTQGWQRPTTGHPLPFSKLFDFITKLRPLQSAAVQLTESLIPPCLVMVEASMGEGKTEAALYLADHLQHQTGAGGFYIGLPTQATSNAMFERVRAFLQKRYADEVVNLTLSHGAAALKGDYQETVCRLDQVYDEEGRGVFASEWHTARKRTLLSPYGVGTLDQGLMGVVRSRHQFVRLFGLAGRTIILDEIHAYDLYTSTLLERFLEWAAVLGSPVIALSATLPASTRQRLLTAYATGCNQPVPPLPEAPYPRMTAFANGTAVARSFSASDHVCRQLGIHWIQDDNWPVALSQVLKDSGGCVAVICSTVNRAQAVYQRLQAFFSSEELGLFHGRFLFKDRERIEADCLRLFGKGDEHRPQRFVLVATQVIEQSLDVDFDLMISDLAPIDLLLQRSGRLHRHVRDKRPPGLESPHLWIVDPSFNDQGKADFQESGCIYDRHILLRSWLTLRQRPQVQLPEEMDALIESVYDLDMPIPEDLEPVHAEDWANSLEKYKTEEAEAKQAQANRVKIPPPHGDIQPDQFTYLKKEDDESAIAAATRLGDPSVATIFLQRTAAGLVFPGSQEQVNLNARPDLALIRKLLAHSTRISKREVVQSLSAQENPNNWTSALLRNCRCVEVDDQGMARVGDWRLTLDPLLGVVIEKDVND; the protein is encoded by the coding sequence ATGAACCAGCCAAGATTTTGGGCGAAGACGGGCAAGGCAGAGTTTGAAAACGGTCAGCCCAAGTACCATCCGGTGATTTGTCACTTAGCGGATACCGCAGCAGTGGCAATGGAGATTGTGCGATCGCACCTCAGCCCCATTGCCCGCCAGCATCTTGCCGAAGGCTTAGGATTACCTGATGGCGAGTCTCTAGTGCGCTTCTGCGGGTTCATGGCGGGGAGCCATGACCTAGGCAAGGTCAGTCCTGCCTTTCAGTTTCAGGTCAGTGATGTGGGAAAAGCCTTGGTGGGGGCAGGTCTGTATGACGGATGGGCTTCCTTGCCCTCGGAACGTCGCAGATCCCAAAATGCCCCTCACGGATTGGTGACTGCGGCCACATTGCCCGATTTTCTGGTGACCCTTGGAGTTGGTCGAGAGTTGTCTAAGCGTCAAGCCAAGCGATTGGCACGGAAACTGGGCACTATCGTTGGTGGGCACCATGGGTTCTTCCCTGCTCAGCCAGAGATTGATGAGCTGGATAGCGCGATCGCAGGTACCGATGAGCGTAGCGTCTGGCGACAGCACAGCCTCAGAATCTTTCAGCAACTTCAGTCCTTTGTGCAACTCACTGCTGAGGATTTACCCAGTCAGTGTGACAACGCCGCCGCCATGATTTTGGCAGGGTTAACGACGGTATCTGACTGGATAGCCTCCAATTCTGATAGTTTTCCCTACGCCAACGATGAACCGTTTGAGACTTATCAGACAGGGCTGGCTGACAAAGCAAAGCACGCTCTCAAGACCCAGGGCTGGCAACGCCCCACCACCGGGCATCCGCTCCCCTTCTCCAAACTTTTTGATTTCATTACCAAGCTTCGGCCTCTGCAATCTGCGGCAGTACAGCTCACTGAGAGCCTAATACCTCCCTGTCTGGTAATGGTGGAAGCCTCGATGGGGGAGGGCAAAACCGAAGCGGCGCTCTACCTGGCGGATCATCTACAACACCAAACGGGTGCGGGGGGCTTCTATATCGGCTTACCGACTCAAGCAACTAGCAACGCCATGTTTGAGCGAGTCAGAGCGTTTCTGCAAAAACGTTATGCCGATGAGGTGGTGAATCTCACCCTCAGCCACGGAGCCGCTGCTCTGAAAGGGGACTATCAAGAAACCGTCTGTCGACTGGATCAGGTTTACGACGAGGAGGGGCGAGGGGTTTTTGCCAGTGAATGGCATACGGCTCGCAAGCGCACGCTGTTGAGTCCCTATGGGGTGGGGACATTGGATCAAGGTTTGATGGGGGTGGTGCGATCGCGCCATCAATTTGTCCGGCTCTTTGGCTTAGCAGGGCGCACGATCATCCTGGATGAGATTCACGCCTACGACTTGTACACCAGCACGCTCCTAGAGCGGTTTCTAGAATGGGCCGCGGTGCTAGGTTCTCCGGTGATTGCCCTCTCGGCCACGTTGCCCGCCAGTACCCGCCAGCGCTTATTGACCGCCTACGCGACTGGGTGTAACCAACCCGTTCCGCCTTTACCAGAGGCTCCCTACCCTCGCATGACGGCCTTTGCCAATGGGACAGCCGTAGCCCGATCCTTTTCTGCCTCGGATCATGTGTGTCGGCAGTTGGGCATTCACTGGATTCAAGATGATAACTGGCCTGTAGCTCTCTCTCAGGTGCTCAAGGACTCCGGCGGCTGTGTAGCCGTCATTTGCTCTACGGTGAACCGCGCCCAGGCAGTGTACCAACGGTTGCAAGCGTTCTTTTCCTCGGAAGAACTTGGACTCTTCCATGGTCGCTTTCTATTCAAAGACCGGGAGAGGATTGAGGCCGATTGTTTGCGGCTATTTGGCAAAGGGGATGAGCATCGGCCCCAACGCTTTGTGCTGGTGGCTACCCAGGTCATCGAGCAAAGCCTGGATGTGGACTTTGATCTAATGATTAGCGATTTGGCTCCCATTGATCTGTTGCTTCAACGCTCTGGGCGGCTGCATCGCCACGTTCGGGATAAGCGGCCTCCAGGGTTGGAGTCTCCTCATTTGTGGATTGTGGATCCCTCTTTCAATGACCAGGGCAAGGCTGACTTTCAAGAGAGTGGCTGTATCTACGACCGTCATATTTTGCTCAGAAGCTGGCTTACTCTGCGGCAGCGTCCCCAGGTGCAACTGCCTGAAGAGATGGATGCGTTGATCGAGTCGGTGTATGACCTGGATATGCCTATCCCTGAAGATTTAGAGCCGGTTCATGCCGAGGATTGGGCAAACTCCCTGGAGAAGTACAAGACCGAAGAGGCTGAAGCAAAACAAGCCCAAGCCAATCGGGTGAAGATCCCACCGCCCCATGGAGATATCCAGCCAGACCAGTTCACCTATCTGAAAAAGGAGGACGACGAAAGCGCAATTGCCGCCGCTACCCGGCTGGGGGATCCCTCTGTGGCTACCATCTTTTTGCAGCGCACTGCGGCTGGATTGGTGTTTCCAGGATCCCAAGAACAGGTCAACCTTAATGCCCGTCCCGATCTGGCTTTGATCCGCAAACTGCTGGCCCACAGCACTCGCATCTCCAAACGAGAGGTCGTCCAAAGCTTGTCGGCCCAAGAGAACCCGAACAATTGGACATCGGCATTGCTACGGAATTGCCGTTGTGTGGAGGTTGATGACCAGGGCATGGCAAGGGTGGGGGATTGGCGGCTGACGCTGGATCCCTTGTTGGGGGTTGTGATCGAGAAAGACGTGAACGATTGA
- the casA gene encoding type I-E CRISPR-associated protein Cse1/CasA, which yields MSFNLLNQPWIPVITQDFQIQEVSLTQLFQTWETLRELQADNPPTTLALYRFLLAILHRAYQGPRNADHWEEIFEDNGQKAITYLGLQRDRFDLLHPEHPFMQDPDLPLEKAVPIYAIHTMSTSEVFSHEHEWSGYSLSLAQAARLLVRLQGVDITSLRAFYVGQTSGNRSAVNTPTINVANVLVRGSTLKQTLLLNLMCYDPASEVPSVVSGEDLPAWETSYGGKPKKTIPEGYISYLTFPWRRLRLFPEGDQVSQLAITMGHSLPDKVSPQQWECGVAYRDDKPVRLSLSKQLWRDADSFLLTAEKQHRPRIVDWLADLKSEDLVDDVVTFQVSGLSADKAKPLGWSWEHFSAPIQYVTDGDLAQTLKIAITIAEDHQQIFRSSRGSPYFALAEALKNGDPGSLANALDGESRYWARLDRAFPELLNALPQDKQTGADGIIRYGFKELPAWTQTVQTAARGAFTESIESIRNYKARAVALRTLEWKLADLRASPEEKEAKKAKAAAKKNTKKKQAVAQ from the coding sequence ATGTCATTTAATTTGCTGAACCAGCCCTGGATCCCAGTGATTACCCAGGACTTCCAAATCCAGGAGGTATCCCTGACTCAGCTCTTCCAAACCTGGGAAACCCTGCGGGAGCTCCAGGCGGATAATCCACCGACTACATTGGCTCTCTACCGCTTTCTACTGGCAATTCTCCATCGGGCCTATCAAGGGCCACGCAATGCTGACCACTGGGAAGAAATCTTTGAGGACAACGGACAGAAAGCGATCACATATCTGGGACTCCAACGGGATCGCTTCGACTTGCTCCATCCTGAGCACCCTTTTATGCAGGATCCCGACTTGCCTCTGGAGAAAGCAGTTCCTATCTATGCCATCCATACCATGAGCACTTCTGAGGTGTTCTCCCATGAACACGAGTGGAGTGGCTACAGCCTTTCGCTGGCCCAAGCGGCTCGTTTACTAGTGCGACTCCAAGGCGTGGATATCACTAGCCTGAGAGCGTTCTATGTTGGGCAAACCAGCGGCAATCGTTCAGCCGTCAATACTCCCACTATCAATGTTGCCAATGTGCTGGTGCGGGGCAGCACTTTGAAGCAGACCCTTCTGCTGAACTTGATGTGCTATGACCCAGCTTCTGAGGTGCCCAGTGTGGTTTCAGGAGAGGATTTACCTGCCTGGGAAACAAGCTATGGTGGCAAACCGAAGAAGACAATACCAGAAGGCTATATCAGCTACCTCACCTTTCCCTGGCGGCGGTTGCGACTCTTTCCAGAGGGTGATCAGGTGAGCCAGTTGGCAATTACGATGGGTCACTCCCTGCCGGATAAAGTATCTCCCCAACAGTGGGAATGTGGAGTCGCCTACCGGGACGATAAGCCCGTGCGCCTGTCCCTGAGTAAACAGCTTTGGCGCGATGCTGATAGCTTTCTGTTGACGGCAGAAAAGCAACATCGGCCCCGCATTGTCGATTGGCTGGCTGACCTGAAATCTGAAGACCTAGTTGATGATGTCGTAACTTTCCAAGTCTCTGGCCTCAGCGCTGATAAGGCTAAGCCCCTGGGCTGGAGTTGGGAGCATTTTTCGGCCCCGATTCAGTATGTGACTGATGGGGACTTGGCTCAAACATTGAAGATTGCGATCACAATCGCCGAAGACCACCAACAAATCTTCCGCTCCTCTCGAGGTAGCCCCTACTTTGCCCTGGCAGAGGCTCTCAAGAACGGGGATCCTGGTAGTCTTGCCAATGCCTTGGATGGGGAATCCCGCTACTGGGCCAGGTTAGATCGTGCTTTTCCTGAGCTGCTTAACGCCCTGCCCCAGGATAAGCAGACGGGAGCTGATGGCATCATCCGTTATGGGTTTAAGGAACTTCCCGCCTGGACTCAAACCGTCCAAACCGCCGCTCGGGGAGCCTTTACCGAGTCGATTGAGTCCATTCGCAACTACAAGGCTAGAGCCGTTGCTCTCCGCACCCTGGAGTGGAAACTTGCAGATTTGCGAGCCAGCCCAGAGGAGAAGGAGGCCAAAAAAGCAAAAGCTGCCGCCAAGAAAAACACCAAGAAAAAACAAGCCGTTGCCCAATAG
- the casB gene encoding type I-E CRISPR-associated protein Cse2/CasB, which yields MTTTQTPPRLERETKFLQAIRDRIKNDTGARATFKRALSGEHHHLRKVYPFTLPYLAGIHEWQQDIWIFVACLSTYHAQEKEPTPRSFAQSCLDLHNSSASKGVERRFRSLLDTDLVDIQSPITALVRLIKSKKDKKIPVYYPQLIADLCFWDHPDQFIQDQWAKTFWGATPLNEVKP from the coding sequence ATGACCACAACCCAGACCCCACCTCGACTAGAGCGAGAAACAAAATTCCTACAGGCGATTCGCGATCGCATCAAAAATGATACTGGTGCCAGAGCAACCTTCAAACGGGCACTCTCCGGTGAACACCACCATCTTCGTAAAGTTTATCCCTTTACACTGCCCTATTTGGCAGGCATCCACGAGTGGCAACAGGATATTTGGATCTTTGTGGCGTGTTTATCTACCTACCACGCTCAAGAAAAAGAGCCTACCCCCCGCAGTTTTGCCCAAAGTTGCTTGGATTTACACAACAGCAGTGCATCCAAGGGAGTAGAGCGACGATTTCGATCCCTGCTGGATACAGATTTGGTCGATATTCAATCGCCAATCACAGCGTTGGTACGGTTGATCAAAAGTAAAAAGGACAAGAAAATCCCCGTCTACTATCCCCAACTCATTGCCGATCTCTGTTTCTGGGATCATCCCGATCAATTTATCCAAGACCAGTGGGCTAAGACATTTTGGGGGGCAACACCGCTTAACGAGGTTAAACCATGA
- the cas7e gene encoding type I-E CRISPR-associated protein Cas7/Cse4/CasC — protein sequence MQLELHLIQSFPPANLNRDENGMPKSTVFGGRPRARISSQCQKRAVRKFYQDYADLDPAQFADRSRNWIPQLKSNLVKAGIPAEQAEIAARLALQEGLKLEFNDKQEAKTIVFLGRTELDAMANILTKNWTAIEPGLSGDKPEFPTEIAKTIQKALIETGKPGDVALFGRMMASLPTVNVDAAVQMAHAISVNTLQQEFDFFTAVDDLGSSEDTGADHMGETGYNSSTYYRFATLDTEQLARNLGGTEHLGSIVKAFAEAFIHAIPSGHQNGFAAHTRPAAVMAVVRQGQPISLVDAFEEPVAPKGGKSLLENAVKALDVHWTDLTKMYGEMGVKYKGIVTRTTLAKQLESLAPVLKESVDALLKEALEAALINGGK from the coding sequence ATGCAACTCGAACTCCATTTGATCCAAAGCTTCCCCCCCGCCAATTTGAACCGGGATGAAAATGGTATGCCTAAATCCACCGTTTTTGGTGGTCGTCCGCGTGCCCGCATCTCTAGCCAGTGTCAAAAGCGGGCGGTGAGAAAGTTTTATCAAGACTATGCTGACCTCGACCCTGCCCAATTTGCCGATCGGTCTCGCAACTGGATCCCACAGTTGAAATCTAACCTAGTTAAGGCAGGGATCCCTGCTGAACAGGCTGAGATCGCTGCTCGACTCGCTTTGCAGGAAGGACTCAAGCTCGAGTTCAACGATAAACAAGAAGCCAAAACGATTGTGTTTTTGGGAAGAACAGAACTTGATGCAATGGCCAACATCTTGACCAAAAACTGGACCGCTATCGAACCTGGCCTATCCGGGGATAAGCCAGAGTTTCCCACGGAGATTGCAAAGACTATCCAAAAGGCTTTAATCGAAACGGGTAAACCCGGTGATGTCGCCCTCTTTGGCCGCATGATGGCTTCATTGCCCACGGTGAATGTGGATGCTGCTGTGCAAATGGCCCATGCCATTAGCGTCAACACCTTGCAACAGGAGTTCGATTTCTTTACGGCTGTGGATGATCTGGGCAGCAGTGAAGATACCGGAGCTGACCATATGGGAGAAACTGGCTACAACAGCTCCACCTATTACCGCTTCGCTACCCTCGATACTGAGCAATTGGCTCGCAATTTGGGCGGAACCGAGCATCTGGGATCCATTGTGAAAGCCTTTGCCGAGGCGTTTATTCATGCCATTCCATCTGGGCATCAAAATGGCTTTGCGGCTCACACACGACCGGCAGCAGTCATGGCGGTGGTGCGGCAAGGACAGCCCATCTCTTTAGTGGATGCTTTTGAAGAGCCGGTTGCACCTAAGGGAGGCAAAAGCTTGCTTGAAAATGCAGTTAAGGCGCTTGATGTTCACTGGACTGACCTGACCAAAATGTATGGTGAAATGGGTGTGAAATATAAGGGCATCGTCACCCGTACAACGCTGGCAAAACAGCTTGAAAGCCTTGCCCCTGTGCTAAAGGAATCGGTAGATGCGCTGCTAAAAGAAGCTCTGGAAGCAGCTCTCATCAATGGAGGGAAATAA
- the cas5e gene encoding type I-E CRISPR-associated protein Cas5/CasD, with the protein MPTLLMRLRAPMMSWGDHSQFGHRDSRREPTKSAVIGILCAALGRPRWDPVADLAALKMGVRVNKEGILQRDYHTIQDNIRDKNKASTTLSERYYVADADYLVGLEGELGLLQQLDQALEQPRWQLFLGRKSFIPSHPIRVGVVDLPLLDALCHRAYEHRGRKDPPSQLRFVMEVQDGTDIRQDVPLDWQNRRFGRRAVTTQYFNVPEVICTFPS; encoded by the coding sequence ATGCCAACTCTCTTGATGCGGCTGCGGGCACCGATGATGAGCTGGGGTGACCACAGTCAGTTTGGGCACCGGGATAGCCGCCGCGAACCCACTAAATCTGCGGTGATAGGGATCCTCTGTGCTGCTCTCGGTCGGCCCCGCTGGGATCCTGTGGCTGACTTGGCTGCCCTCAAGATGGGGGTGCGGGTCAACAAAGAAGGGATCCTGCAACGGGACTACCACACCATCCAAGACAACATCCGGGACAAGAATAAAGCCAGTACTACCTTAAGCGAACGCTATTACGTAGCGGATGCAGATTATCTGGTGGGCCTAGAGGGTGAGCTAGGCTTGTTACAGCAGTTGGATCAAGCTCTAGAACAACCCCGCTGGCAGCTATTCTTAGGCCGAAAAAGTTTCATTCCCAGTCATCCCATTCGGGTGGGAGTGGTTGATTTACCTTTACTAGATGCCTTGTGCCACCGAGCCTATGAGCATCGCGGACGTAAAGATCCTCCCTCTCAGCTCCGTTTTGTGATGGAAGTGCAGGATGGCACCGATATTCGTCAGGATGTGCCGTTGGATTGGCAGAATCGCCGCTTTGGTCGTCGTGCGGTGACAACTCAATACTTTAATGTGCCGGAGGTGATATGTACCTTTCCCAGCTAA
- the cas6e gene encoding type I-E CRISPR-associated protein Cas6/Cse3/CasE, with amino-acid sequence MYLSQLILNERLPQVYRDLSNAHAFHQRIMNGFPDQPTETPRSDWHILYRQEPDSYKVLVQSAIEPDWSCLPDRYLECNVKVKRFDLNPARWREGQLFQFRLRANPSKRDKQTHKIVGFYRREDQLAWLARKGKNYGFSLMSVDAIPSANVFAKKKNDQAPIRIHTVLFEGVLQVVEPTALVKAVQQGIGRGRSYGCGLLSLARM; translated from the coding sequence ATGTACCTTTCCCAGCTAATTCTCAATGAGCGACTGCCGCAGGTTTATCGAGATTTAAGTAATGCTCATGCTTTCCACCAACGAATTATGAATGGGTTTCCAGATCAGCCCACAGAAACTCCTCGCTCAGACTGGCATATTCTCTATCGTCAGGAGCCTGATAGCTACAAAGTTTTGGTGCAATCTGCCATTGAGCCAGATTGGTCTTGTCTGCCCGACAGATATCTTGAGTGCAATGTAAAGGTTAAGCGGTTTGACTTGAACCCTGCTAGATGGAGAGAAGGACAGTTATTTCAGTTTCGGCTGAGGGCAAATCCCAGCAAAAGAGATAAGCAAACCCATAAAATAGTGGGTTTCTATCGGCGCGAGGATCAATTGGCTTGGCTAGCTCGCAAGGGGAAGAACTATGGCTTTTCTTTGATGTCAGTGGATGCGATCCCATCGGCCAATGTGTTTGCAAAGAAAAAAAATGATCAAGCTCCCATTCGGATCCATACTGTTTTGTTTGAAGGGGTCTTGCAAGTGGTGGAACCAACGGCTCTTGTTAAGGCGGTGCAACAGGGAATTGGGCGGGGACGGTCGTATGGCTGTGGGTTATTGTCCCTAGCACGGATGTAG